In the genome of Altererythrobacter sp. TH136, one region contains:
- the ligD gene encoding DNA ligase D: MTSARTKAADPLKEYNAKRDFKKTAEPAGKRAASAKQEGGRLVVQKHDATRLHWDLRLEADGVLKSWAVTKGPSPDPDIKRLAVQTEDHPMSYGDFEGTIPKGEYGGGTVMLWDRGTWEPVEGKSWKDLEKGHLHFRCDGERMKGEWLLIRLKRRPKEKRDNWLLRKINDEYAAEGDPLVDHALTSVLTGRSMAEIAADADGAHSLKGKRGDTFAREMAKAAKHNAGKAKPKPRAKQKSGKPPAFREPQLATLVDSVPAGNKWMHEIKFDGYRALIAAAGDKVQVWTRGGKDWSDKFGPLVEAVAALDLPPCLVDGEIIACDAKGNPDFSSLQAVLKRGHGSQKPSDKLSFHAFDLLEANGEDLTKLPNIERKERLEALLAAAQPPIHVADHVLGAGEKLFRAMCDADQEGIISKAIDAPYRHARSKSWVKVKCTRRQEFVIIGWKKSTAKGRPFSSILLAQHEDGALVYKGNVGTGFNTDTLHDLAARFAKLQTDDPPAEVDRVSRRGVTWVKPELVAEIAFAEFTGPTSESGGGHIRHGSFLGLRGDKDAAEVVPEVPQAAPEAPPAKELVKISNRERVIFPESGQTKGQLADYYQAIAPLMLPWAAQRPISLVRCPQGRGKKCFFQKHDSGSFGASVHHVPIREKDGHHEYYLYVEDVEGLLTCVQMGTIEFHGWGARTADVELPDRMVIDLDPDEGLDFEDVKRAAIDFHARLEDLGLVSYAMLSGGKGVHVVVPLTPGHSWDQHKDFSKRFAEAMSMAEPDRFVANMSKAKRVGKIFIDYLRNQRGSTAVLPYSARARPGAPVAVPVSWDELEGFPSAHEFNILDADKLLERAKNKALAGWGFAEQSLPDF, encoded by the coding sequence ATGACCAGCGCCCGCACGAAAGCCGCCGATCCGCTCAAGGAATACAACGCCAAGCGCGATTTCAAGAAGACCGCCGAACCCGCCGGCAAGCGGGCTGCCAGCGCCAAGCAGGAAGGCGGGCGGCTGGTGGTGCAGAAACACGATGCGACGCGCCTGCACTGGGACTTGCGGCTGGAAGCGGACGGCGTCCTCAAAAGCTGGGCGGTGACCAAGGGCCCCAGCCCCGATCCCGACATCAAGCGGCTCGCGGTCCAGACCGAGGACCACCCGATGTCCTATGGCGATTTCGAAGGGACCATCCCCAAGGGCGAATACGGCGGCGGCACGGTGATGCTGTGGGATCGCGGCACCTGGGAGCCGGTCGAGGGCAAGAGCTGGAAAGATCTTGAGAAGGGCCACCTCCATTTCCGCTGCGACGGGGAGCGGATGAAAGGCGAATGGCTGCTGATCCGCCTCAAGCGCCGGCCGAAGGAAAAGCGCGACAACTGGCTGCTGCGCAAGATCAACGATGAATACGCAGCCGAGGGCGATCCGTTGGTCGACCACGCCCTCACCAGCGTGCTGACGGGTCGCTCGATGGCGGAGATCGCCGCCGACGCGGACGGGGCGCATTCGCTGAAGGGCAAGCGCGGCGATACCTTTGCCAGGGAAATGGCCAAGGCTGCGAAGCACAACGCCGGCAAGGCCAAGCCGAAGCCGCGCGCGAAACAGAAGTCCGGCAAGCCGCCGGCCTTCCGCGAACCGCAGCTCGCGACGCTGGTCGACAGCGTGCCGGCGGGCAACAAGTGGATGCACGAGATCAAGTTCGACGGCTATCGCGCGCTGATCGCGGCCGCCGGCGACAAGGTCCAGGTGTGGACCCGCGGCGGCAAGGACTGGAGCGACAAGTTTGGCCCCCTTGTCGAAGCGGTCGCCGCGCTCGACCTGCCGCCGTGCCTGGTCGACGGCGAGATCATCGCCTGCGACGCCAAGGGCAATCCCGACTTCTCCTCGCTCCAGGCGGTGCTGAAGCGCGGCCACGGCAGCCAGAAGCCGAGCGACAAGCTGTCGTTCCACGCCTTCGACCTGCTGGAGGCGAATGGCGAGGACCTGACGAAGCTCCCCAACATCGAACGCAAGGAGCGGCTGGAGGCGCTGCTCGCCGCTGCGCAGCCGCCGATCCACGTCGCCGATCACGTGCTCGGCGCGGGCGAGAAGCTGTTCCGGGCGATGTGCGACGCGGACCAGGAAGGGATCATCTCCAAGGCGATCGACGCGCCATATCGCCACGCGCGCAGCAAAAGCTGGGTCAAGGTCAAGTGCACCCGGCGGCAGGAATTCGTCATCATCGGATGGAAGAAATCGACCGCCAAGGGGCGGCCGTTCTCCTCCATCCTGCTGGCGCAGCACGAGGATGGCGCGCTGGTCTACAAGGGCAATGTCGGCACCGGCTTCAACACCGATACCCTGCATGATCTGGCGGCGCGGTTCGCCAAGCTGCAAACCGATGATCCGCCGGCCGAGGTCGACCGCGTATCGCGCCGGGGCGTGACCTGGGTGAAACCGGAACTGGTGGCCGAGATCGCCTTTGCCGAATTCACCGGTCCCACCAGCGAAAGCGGCGGCGGCCATATCCGCCACGGCAGCTTCCTGGGCCTGCGCGGCGACAAGGATGCGGCCGAGGTCGTGCCCGAAGTGCCGCAGGCGGCGCCCGAAGCTCCTCCGGCCAAGGAACTGGTCAAGATCTCCAACCGCGAGCGGGTGATCTTCCCCGAAAGCGGCCAGACCAAGGGGCAGCTCGCCGACTATTACCAAGCGATCGCCCCGCTGATGCTGCCGTGGGCCGCGCAGCGCCCGATCAGCCTGGTGCGCTGCCCCCAGGGCCGCGGCAAGAAATGCTTCTTCCAGAAGCATGACAGCGGATCGTTCGGTGCCTCGGTCCACCACGTGCCGATCCGCGAGAAGGACGGGCACCACGAGTACTACCTTTATGTCGAGGATGTCGAAGGGCTGCTGACCTGCGTGCAGATGGGCACGATCGAATTCCACGGCTGGGGCGCCCGCACCGCGGACGTCGAGCTGCCCGACCGGATGGTGATCGACCTCGATCCCGACGAGGGGCTGGATTTCGAAGACGTCAAACGCGCCGCGATCGACTTCCATGCGCGGCTGGAGGACCTGGGCCTGGTCAGTTACGCGATGCTGTCAGGCGGCAAGGGGGTGCACGTGGTGGTGCCCCTGACCCCGGGTCATTCGTGGGACCAGCACAAGGATTTCTCCAAGCGCTTTGCCGAGGCGATGAGCATGGCCGAACCCGACCGCTTCGTCGCGAACATGAGCAAGGCCAAGCGCGTGGGGAAGATCTTCATCGATTATTTGCGCAACCAGCGCGGCAGTACCGCGGTGCTGCCCTACTCCGCGCGCGCCCGCCCCGGCGCTCCGGTGGCGGTGCCGGTGTCGTGGGACGAGCTGGAAGGGTTTCCTTCCGCGCACGAATTCAACATCCTCGACGCCGATAAGCTGCTCGAGCGGGCAAAGAACAAGGCGCTCGCCGGCTGGGGCTTTGCCGAACAGTCGTTGCCGGATTTCTAG
- a CDS encoding MgtC/SapB family protein produces MELNDPILVHWLDTDVLMRIGIAAIIGLLLGIDREVHRRAAGLRTHGLICVSAATMTVSMISLYNQIGGERADVLRIFEATGSFIGIIGAGLIVFSKGRVQNLTTAAHLGLTAVIGIACGAGQWPLVLIGSLVSIVMLTVLGELAKRFWPDQEVVE; encoded by the coding sequence ATGGAGCTCAACGATCCGATCCTGGTGCACTGGCTCGACACCGATGTGCTGATGCGCATCGGGATCGCCGCCATCATCGGGCTGCTGCTGGGGATCGACCGCGAAGTTCACCGCCGCGCGGCGGGCCTGCGCACGCACGGTCTGATCTGCGTGTCGGCGGCGACCATGACCGTGTCGATGATCTCGCTATACAACCAGATCGGCGGCGAGCGGGCCGATGTGCTGCGCATCTTCGAGGCGACCGGATCGTTCATCGGCATCATCGGCGCGGGGCTGATCGTGTTCAGCAAGGGCCGGGTGCAGAACCTGACCACGGCGGCGCATCTGGGGCTGACCGCGGTGATCGGAATCGCCTGCGGCGCCGGGCAGTGGCCGCTGGTGCTGATCGGGTCGCTCGTCTCGATCGTCATGCTGACCGTGCTGGGGGAACTCGCCAAACGCTTTTGGCCCGATCAGGAGGTCGTGGAATGA
- a CDS encoding SDR family oxidoreductase, with product MTTFRDGLLAGKVAFVAGGTSGINLGIAKRLAELGAKVAVCGRDAEKAARAAGEIGGDALGLSADVRDYGAIRAALEQTAGDFGLLDIVIAGAAGNFLAPALGMSANAFKTVVDIDLLGTFNTLRACHDLLNKPGASLIAITAGQADQAMALQIHACAAKAGVNQVVRTLAIEWGPDVRVNGISPGPIAGTEGMERLSPNPGMKEASESRIPMKRWGEIGEIADAAAFLCSPAASYITGAILDVDGGSSVGDAGRMDLARGLG from the coding sequence ATGACGACTTTTCGCGACGGGTTGCTGGCCGGCAAGGTGGCGTTCGTCGCCGGGGGGACCAGCGGGATCAACCTTGGCATCGCCAAGCGGCTGGCGGAGCTGGGCGCGAAGGTCGCGGTGTGCGGGCGCGACGCGGAAAAGGCAGCGCGCGCCGCGGGCGAGATCGGCGGGGACGCGCTTGGCCTGTCAGCCGACGTGCGCGATTACGGCGCGATCCGCGCGGCGCTGGAACAGACCGCGGGCGATTTCGGCCTCCTCGACATCGTGATCGCGGGCGCGGCGGGCAATTTCCTCGCGCCCGCGCTCGGCATGTCGGCCAATGCGTTCAAGACGGTGGTCGATATCGACCTGCTCGGCACCTTCAACACGCTGCGTGCGTGCCACGATCTCCTCAATAAACCCGGTGCCTCGCTGATCGCGATCACCGCGGGCCAGGCCGATCAGGCAATGGCGCTGCAGATCCATGCCTGCGCGGCCAAGGCGGGGGTCAACCAGGTGGTTCGCACGCTGGCGATCGAGTGGGGGCCGGACGTCCGGGTCAACGGCATTTCGCCCGGGCCGATCGCCGGGACCGAGGGGATGGAGCGCCTCTCGCCCAATCCCGGCATGAAGGAAGCGAGCGAGAGCCGCATCCCGATGAAGCGCTGGGGCGAGATCGGCGAGATCGCCGATGCGGCGGCGTTCCTGTGCTCGCCCGCCGCCAGCTATATCACCGGCGCGATCCTCGACGTCGACGGCGGCAGCTCGGTTGGCGATGCGGGCCGCATGGACCTGGCGCGCGGCCTCGGCTGA